The Anguilla anguilla isolate fAngAng1 chromosome 2, fAngAng1.pri, whole genome shotgun sequence genome contains the following window.
aggaggtaagaccgattgtctggcagtcggagggttgccggttcaaaccccgccctgggcatgtcgaagtgtccttgagcaagacacctaacccctaactgctctggcgaatgagaggcatcaattgtaaagcgctttggataaaagcgctatataaaatacagtCCATTATTAAACTCTATAATGATTATATAGTACAGAGGGATGATGGAGAAAGTCCACATTATGTTCTATAAAGAGATTCCAAACCCAAAATATGTTACATTTCAGCTttaagcagacgctcttatccagagcaacttgcacagaTATAATTTTGCATACAATACGTTTACacagacagatttttatttaagtGGTTCAGCAtaagtaccttcctcaagggtacaatggctgcACTCCAGCTGGGAATATAAAcaacaacctttgagttacaacaAGCCGAGTTCCCTAGTcgttatgctacactgctaccCATGCTGTAGGGACTGAGCTCTAGGCAGGGTGTGAAAGCAAACATGAAGGCTAAGAAGCACGATTATGCCCCTGTCTTGGCTAAATGTGACACAGTCTCAGAGATCATTGGCTATCACTGATGTTCGCTGCAGCATTTTGCCATGTAGGAAGTAGCTGGCTGTGAATGCCCTACGCTCTACGGAAGCACGAAAGAACTGACTCACCCGACTGCCGCTAATCAAATATGTTGGAGTGGGCGTTGTTGATTCTAAAAATTCCAAGTTCATCAATGATTCAATGGTTGTAACAGGATTATTCACGAAGAAACCCAAAGAATTAACTAATCATGATGACATAATAGGAAAAAACATGTTCAGTAGTTCCATGCCTTAATGCAAGAAGCTCATTGGCTATAAATTACATACCCTCTCCTATACAGCTATGTGCTACTTACCATCGCCACATTCTTGTAGCATTCATTCTCATTTGTATTACATATTCATGTTGAGCTACATTGATTGGCTAATGGCTAATTTTGGCATTACAAACACATGTGAAAAGGTCACATTGCTCTTACCATTACAGTGGATTAATGAATTCATGTTATACTTCCATGGTAAGATCTTGAGTATACACACTGCTGGAAAAAAGAGTTGTGCGTGTCAAAAACTGTGTatgataattaattttatatacGTTTCATATGACGTATGATGTGGCATGAACATTCCTTGTTGACAATGCATGTATTTTAGTTCTATAAATAAACATCCTCTTTGTTGATTGGAAACAATATATTGAAATTGGACCATTGACCTACACACTCTATGGCTAATATGAAAGATGAATTTCCAATTCCTGGTTCTGTGTTCTTTGAGGAGTGAAGTAAATGTGTATGATTCTTCTTGACTTTGATAGCTCCTGCAGCAGTACCAAATATGAAGTGTTTCCTTTGTATACTTTCAGgtttttagaaaataaagtTATGCTCTGAGATGGAGTATGTgctttatattgtttatttagcaAAGCATTCTGTAGTGTTAGATGGTAGACTTGATAAAACTCTAATTGGTCTTTTGATACATTAGGTTTCAAAAGACagtcatttcatattttctctttcataATACAGTACTATTGTAATCTGGTGCTGTGCCAATAGCCAGTGTTTCTGTTAGCATGCTGGCTAATAGTTTATTTGAATCTTGGCCATACTGTTTTTAGTGGATTGGATTTGGGTTCTTTGCTCATGCcacaaatttaaattatgtgAGCACTGCTTGAAATGCTCGACCAAGCTTAAAAAAGGACCCTGGATTGTTATATTTTAGAACGTATCGCAAAACAATCTAATTATAggctactcacacacacacactgctctttgGGTGAGTCCTGCCTgtttaataagaaaaaaaatatggtaaTTAAAGCAGAACAACATCCCCTGGAAATTTAAAACCCTAAAACTCATTAACTCAAGTTGTAGCCACAGGGATGTGGAAAAACTCAAATTTGAACTATTTGTTAGGCTAAACTTTTGAGGTAGAAACAGTCAGACTCAGCTCAGATTAAATTAATGCCATGCAGCTGCAGGCTACCGGCAAATCTGAAGAGTCTTGCAGGAAAACAGATGCCCTTTATAATTCCATttagtttttgaaaatgtgtttccatttgggaaaaagtttttttttttttcaaaaacttaAATGTAACTGAGATGTGAACTATTCATAATAGTTTATCCACATGGCAATAATGTATATTTGTTCATACTTTAATTATTTAGATTTTGAATTTTAGAtaacttgtttacattttttccccattcagaATGTCTTCCATGCTGTGATTGAAGTTCCCAGATGGACAAATGCCAAGATGGAGGTGagatgtatttaaatattagcAGCGCAAAGGACTTGTGGacttgcacacactcatatacatatAAGTGCTGCAATTCTCATAATGTTTGGTTGTGGGTGTCTTACGCACTAGACGGGCTTCTTAATTAGCTTTCTGTGTCTAATTAAAGCTGCAGTAGGttacttttttaaagatatCAGGGAACAGTCATGCTTAATTGGTAGCAATCATAGAGCTGCTGTTGGAGAACTCCAGTACCATACACTGTGTTTATACTCTCAAATTCCGTATTTAAAAATCCAGGGGTTCGGCCGAAGTTCTTGTTTTCAAAACCAAGTGGTTTGAAATGTGATCCGCCCTGTCTCTGACATTTGGCTGTGAACCAGCCTACAATGAGATTGACCTTGGCGCGTTCACATGAGGATACACGGAGCTAGATGCGCTGAGAAAGAAAGCTGGATGTGCtgtgaaagaatgaaagagttTCAGCAATTGATCTAGTAGGTTATGGCTTGTTCCTACATCACTGGTGCTATCTAATCccagaaagaagaagagaaaactgGATAGAGCTCGCTGTAAAACTGGAATAAACATCAGAGCATTGGCTGTCCAAGCACATGCTCTGCCATATAACTGCTTGACTCAGCACCCTATTATACAATTAGAATGGCGTGACATTAAGTTACTTTGAAAAAGgtgtgtctctctttccctgtggGCTGGACCAGCGGGtgttaaaattttcaaaatgttttcacaacgTGGCAGCCATTCCGAAAGTTGCAGCTTCAACCCGACTCCGTAAATGTTAGGCACGACTGAACATTACCATGGCGATAAGTGCCAGTGTATATTTGGTAGTTCAGAGGAAATTAATTCTTCCATAAAGGAAACTGCCTGAAGATGTTCCTGTATTATCAATTTTGCCTGCAGTAGGAAACTATCATCTGCATGATGTGGGAGAGTCTACCCTTTTCAAGTGAAGTGGGTTTTCACATCAAATGGTGGATGGCATTTTGAGGTTTCTTGCTCTTTATTTCATACTGCTGCCtcatgaactgaaatggaaaggTTGTGTTCTCATCTTGGAAATCCAATTAAACTCAGCCTGTCATTTCTGAGAAGTATAGAAAAATACACAGGTGCATGCTCTTCTGCCTGCAAATGCAATACCGTCCATTTTCCAATGCACTACAAATTCTCCATTACTTATTTCCACAAGATGGGTCGGATAAATGTTGTTCTCTCTTTCAGATTGCTACCAAGGACCCGCTAAACCCTTTGAAACAGGATGTAAAAAAGGGCCGTTTGCGCTACGTGGCTAATGTGTTTCCACACAAAGGTTACATCTGGAACTACGGAGCGATTCCTCAGGCAGGTCATTTCCGGGCCAGATTTGGCACCTGTTTAATGGAATTTGATGTTCATGGTCCACGGTCGCAGCTCTAAAGGTTAATCGAATACTTAAGGCTCAAAAATTAACTCACAGCCTGGGTTCTTgtgattattttcataataattagCGATTTTGTCCTCATGAACGCAAATCTAATTAATTTGGCTGTTTCTAATCCTCGCATTGATCCttttcagtgttcatttaacCGAGACTGCTTctgctccattttgttttgactggcCTATTTCTCCCTGGCAGACATGGGAAGATCCGTGCCACAAAGATGGGGACACTGGTTGTTGTGGGGACAATGACCCCATAGATATCTGTGATATTGGTAACAAGGTAGTGCCctattattgatttttatcaaaTATATAGTATAATGCCTTTGTGCTCTATAATGTATGCTTGTTTGGAACTAAGCTCTTCATCATGAAAATACTGAAATTCTACTGAGCATTAAAGGAAATGATCATTAATGATTATTCATTTATggttaataaaatgtatgtacagtaaatcCTGTGTCTCCTCTTCAGTAACCTGCTATCTTTTCAGTGACCCGCTTTCCTAATGTTTATAGGTTGAGTTTTATCAATGGCGATCGTAAGTTTTTTCAGTTAAACGCTCAGCTTTTCATCAGCTTTTCATCAGTATTCCTTGCATATCAAGGGTTAAACAAGAGTAAAACAATCCAAAATAGTGGGCTGAAGTCTTGGTGTATAGGGCATCCTTGGCTTTTAAGAAAGCCGTTATTGCGTGGCAAGCTCAAGGATATTCCAACATTTAGTTTAGAAATTTAAGGCTTTGAACACCCCTAATGGTGAGTGCCGGTGCATCATTGTTATCACCCCAGGGATGTCCAGAGGTAAAGTggagtaaacaaaaaataaaaataaaaataaaaaactggtgGAGTTGGGTAAAATAACGGAGGGGGTGGGAACTGACAACAAGCAACTGGAATAAAATGATCAAGGTGTgtatttaattactttattaattaatattaataaagttAAATGTGTGGCTCAGTTTATATTCAAGGATATATCTAGAGCAAGTGAAGTGCAATTCAaatgatttttgtatttttttttttttcacttaagGTGTGCTCACGTGGAGAAGTTATTCAAGTGAAGGTTTTGGGCACTCTGGCACTGATCGATGAGGGCGAGACTGATTGGAAAGTCATCGTAATCAACGTGGAAGACCCTGAAGCCAAGGCCTTTGACAGTATGGGCAAATCTTTGACGTTAATAACAGGCTAAGGTGAatgtggagctgctcagtggccaacaatagaggattgtggttgtactgggcagctcccaggtgtaaatgtgtatgagtgtgaagcagggcgttcctgcaaaagagcattcgtgctcagtgaaccgaccctgggtaaataaaggtaaaaaaaaaaaaagtaaatgaaagttTGTGCCCAAAGTTATGTGTACCTGCGCACGTGCGCTTGATTCCCACAGATATCGACGATGTGAGACGCCTGAAGCCGGGCTACCTGGAAGCCACGGTGGATTGGTTTAAACGGTACAAAGTTCCTGATGGGAAACCTGAAAACCAGTTTGCGTTCAACGGAGAGTTCAAAGATAAGGTAATGAACTTACCACGAAGTGCTGTTGTTAAGGCAACTGGCAAAAAAGATTCATTTAAAACGGGCCTTGAAATCAGAAGATGCTCGTTCTCGCACATCCCCTGTCAGTGAGGTTCCAGCAAATCACAACCACTCTACTATACGTGTCATTTGTAGTGTTGTAAAATAATCCTAATTTGAATAATCCTAATGAATTACAAACCtcataaaatgtatgtgttgtACATAAGAAAGGAAAagcatttttagaaatgttttgacTAGCATCTTTCAGTATGTTGTATGTAACAAACTTGTTGTGTAAGCTTGTTGTGCATCTCTGCTACTGCCTGTTTACTTTTTGTAAGTCTTATGCTACAGTCAGCCATTAGGGACTGTCATTTCTTGATATGAATCTATGTATGCCCCTGCATACAAATTTTTACCAGGGAATATGTATGGAAGCAAAGCAGCATCCATTGCTTTTCCCCAaggccattttttaaacattactcCCATTGTCAaccatttgttttgttcttgtttaaattaaatttgttgtTTCATCACTTTCAAGGCTTGAAAGTGTTAGACCTCTGTTTTGCATTTGCTGTGTGTGGCCGGACTTAAATGAGTTGTTCCAGATTTTAAGAATGACTGActgtatcatttatttttggttggcATCATATTGTACAAGTTTTTCATTCTGTGTATATTAAGTCCTATTTatagtaaaaacaaatataaatgtctGGCAAGTTGAAATTGTTACTgagatttattttgtaatttttttaattaatgttgttACTGTGATGGACCTGTTTCCTGGGATATCagtattttctgtttattaatattaataataataataataataataataataataataataataataataataataataatggcattTGTTCCTAACCAAGCAATGGTACAGTCATAGGGCATATGCGTTTGTTAACATTTATTCTCTTTGCGTTGTGTTGACGAAAAGTCAACATACTTGCACAATACAGTTTGGGCTTTGTTTCTCTGCAGGACTTTGCCATTGACGTAATCAAGAGCACCCATGGCTTTTGGAAAGCACTTATCTCTCAAGAGACTGATGCCGCGGACCTGAACCGGTGAGTCATGCAATCTGTATGTAATGCTCTCTTTCCTGCGAGGGCTTCAGTGCCTTTCATGTGTAACATGCCCTGTGAGGTTTGGCATTTCCTCAAACTTTTATCATCTGCAATTGATTGTGCATAATGCATCTAAGGATCTAAGGCTTCGCAGAATCTGACCTGGCGCTGTGGTTGCGTTTCAAGTCGGAAATGTTTATTGATTTCGGACATAATTTCAGATGCTAAAAAAAGATGACTTCTGTAGACCTCCGCAGGTCTGACTTTCTGCCGGTAACGTTGGACTTGGACTAGTCGAATGATTAATTTCCAATATTGATTGTGTCAAAATGGGCCAATGTGCCTTGATTGAATATGTGAAGATATTTATGCACTcttcattttattaatgcagTATGAACACCTGCCTCTCTGATAGCCCATTCTGCTGCTCAGATGATGATGCTAAAGCTGCTGTTGATGCAGTAAGTAATTTCTTCATGTCCACTGTAGGTATAATCATTCATCTTGATGTGATGTGACAGACCTTACCTTTGAAATCTCGGAATAatgtggtcatgtgatcacaGCCTGTATTTACTAATTATCTGATGCTTAAGTCAAAATGTCAACAATAACTATTTCAACAGTTGTTCATATTCCCATACAGGCTTATTCAGGAATGGTATCACTGTAATTATGGCGAATAACGTATCGCTTAATATTAATCGATGACAAGGTGTTTTTAGCATAAATGCCATTGGTGTAGCAGAGATTTATATATGCTTGGTTTGTCTAACAaggatttaatttgttttcagaatGAACACTATGTTCAGTATATGCTCTTAAAGAAGTTTGGTTGACAAActtttcactttctgttttatttttatagacaCCCTCTTTTGATGACGAAGATCCCATCCCAGCAACAGGTGTGTAGAAACATAGAAAGTAAATAGCATTCtgttgaatgaataaaaatttaaagtttcataatttaatggaaaaattTTAGTTTCTCTTTGATGAAAGGACATGGTAATTTACCATTACCTGTGGTAGTGTTTCAGCTACAGATGttccaaaaatatgtttaaatttctgtttctattttcaGTTGACAAATGGTACTACTATGAGAAAAAGTAACCATACATGAAGACCTGAGGTGTGGACTCAAACTCCATCTCTCTTTAGGAAGTGTACTTGAAACGGTCATATTTTTGTGCATGGTACATGATCTCACTTAAGTTAGGATATGGATAATAAATGATAGACATCATAATTGCAGCTCATGAAAAATGCCTCACtttatttaagctttatttGTGCATATCTCTACACAGTGTCATATGTGACATTTACCACAAGAAACTTTTGTCTCCTGTGATTTATCACCTGTTTTTTGTCCGAGTACACCTCTGTAGGATTTTCCAGTGTCAGGTTGTTTCAAATTGGCAAATGAAAAttaatctgatttttatttgcataacaGTTATTATGTTATTGTATATGCAATTCACTGCCGAGTGGACCATCTTAAACTGTCAAATAAATCAAGAACTGTATTGGCTAAcctctttctccatttctaattacacagattttttaaaaatcatacaaTGTCTGAATAACCTTTCTCTACAACTGTGCTGTTTCATGCATACACTGCCATACAAGGACTGTGTGAATGGGAACACATTCAGATTGTGTGTGACCATTGAATCCTAATTTTTTCCTACAGGTTACATATTTGAATAACAACCCAAGGGAACAAGTAACAAAATCCTAAGTTTATTCATTATGACAGTAACTTTGTGGAATCGACGAATGAAGATCAAAACATACTCTGAATCAGATTTAAGATCAAATAaacttattaaataaattataaacaaGGTTGTGGAATTATACACTGATAGAATATAGGTTCAATATACATGcttaactgtaaaaaaagatgTTGCTGAGGGAATTACAGACCAGTAAACCAGTCCTAGTCAGAGATTACCTAACTTCCATCTTCAGCACAACAGGAACAAAGACAGGAAGTAGGAAGTGGAGCAACACTCAACAAAGATACAGCCACAATTTTCAGAGTGCAGTTTCAGCATTTAGAAGGTTATTTTACCGAAACTAAGAACATGTCTAACATGTTTAACATGGTTAGACAACTAGCCCTGAAAGTTTCAGATCCAAAAAAATCCTGCTGGCGTGATCACCTCGATCCAGCTTTTCTGAAATTGACAGCCAATGCCATAGCAGAGCCATTGACGTATATATGTAATCTGACCCTTGAAACTGATGTTATCCCTAAGATTAGTTCATCTGATTGTTGTTCCCCTTTCATACGGGGGAGACCCCACCCTTTGTAATAACTACAGGACTATTTCTAAATTAAAGCCTAAAACCTATTTCTGGATCTATTTGCACATTTTGCTGTGAGGATTGTCTCAAGAATCCGAAAATGAAAGCTAACAATTCCACACGCGCCAGGGGATGCATAAATGCACATCGAATCATTTTCCGGGAGAGATTTGTTTGCAAGTGCAAGAACATATTTGTGAaccaattattttcatttgtgaacCAGCTACAACAGCTAGTAGTGGaacagctgcatttatttttagatcagtcacatttatttgtggatcagttgcatttatttgtggatcagttgcatttatttctgaaccAATCATTTTAATAAGTTCTGAAAAATAATTGTGGATCTtgttcattctatttatttatttaaatctggCACAATAAATCCCCCATGTATACATGGCCAGTGTAAGTGACTTGCATTGGACGCTGCTGTCTTCCAGAAGATAGTGAAGCAAGGCAGGAAGTGGTGTGACGTGTGAATTTGGGTTGGTTGAAACAGCTGGTGAGTACCTGCATTCTGGACCAGTGTCAGTGGCCTGATGGCAAGGCTTTGGCTATACTCTAGATGAAACATTACTTTGATCAGTAGCTGAGGGGGTCTTGTGGGTTACGAAACCTTAAAAACAGACTACAGAAGTATACTGGAACATCCGTGACAGGGTGAGgcatttttctgttctgtttctgcAGTTGTAACTAGTCAAGTATCATAGCTTCCTTTCTAATACACTGCCGATTCTAAATGTTTCGGGGAAATGCCAAGACATTTGTGTTCCAGTGCGTTCAATTACAAACTAACTGTCacttatttatgtaatttaaaatgtcagctGGTGTCAGAGTTTTCTGCCTGGTGTGTTAATGTAGGAAAGTGTCCTGGAAAGGAAATTTTGAAAGCTGGAGCTGTCATTTGCAGGTGTGGAGCTTAGTGTAGCCTCTTTCAGGTGCAAATGACACGAAGTCAGCAGTAACTATGTTATTTTGAATATAGTGTGACATAAAAGTGAAAACAACACTTGGCTTAGCCTGTAAATATGTGAGGCTCATGTTTCTAAATCCTAGTCCTGGGAATTCTACATCAACAAGGgtctcattttaaa
Protein-coding sequences here:
- the ppa1a gene encoding inorganic pyrophosphatase 2, mitochondrial; this encodes MSFTIEERGKRNTQDYRVFFKNSEGRYISPFHDIPIYADEAENVFHAVIEVPRWTNAKMEIATKDPLNPLKQDVKKGRLRYVANVFPHKGYIWNYGAIPQTWEDPCHKDGDTGCCGDNDPIDICDIGNKVCSRGEVIQVKVLGTLALIDEGETDWKVIVINVEDPEAKAFDNIDDVRRLKPGYLEATVDWFKRYKVPDGKPENQFAFNGEFKDKDFAIDVIKSTHGFWKALISQETDAADLNRMNTCLSDSPFCCSDDDAKAAVDATPSFDDEDPIPATVDKWYYYEKK